A window of Macrotis lagotis isolate mMagLag1 chromosome 1, bilby.v1.9.chrom.fasta, whole genome shotgun sequence genomic DNA:
tagatatatgATCAAGGATGTGATCAAGTCGGACTATACAGGTTTATGAgaatcagtttttaaattttcaatgtgattATTTTTACCTCAAAAATGTTACAAAATAtgtcttgatttattgttttgttaattatctAGACTGCAGAAGTCATGGAGAAAAgattaatattgaaaattaatttagaaatgtGTCTTCTGTGTAATTTTTTTCAGGGAGCTTATGGTTAAACATTTACAAGAACATTGCTGGATAAAGATCTCCCCTTAACATATGTTGCCATACTCTTAAAatatgttgaaagaaaaaaaaatcatagcccTTTAAACCTGGAAGAGACTTTTTCTTTTacctcattctatagatgagtaAGTTCAGGCATAGAGGGATCAATAAGAACTGACCCAGAGAGCCACTAATAAGTTGGGGAACTAGAACAGTGGTCTTTCTACCCTGCTGTTCTCTGTCCTTTCaaagaattaaattatataaCTGTTTCAGTACTTCAGTATTTCATGGATCTGTGATTTTCTCATTATGAAGAAAATTAGCATCTCTTCCTTGATGCTAATAATAACTTTGTGAACTgccataaacaaaaaataaaaatctcttcaCCTTTTAAACACCCTTTTGGTGATAATACTCTAGTTAACTTCATAAAGAAGCTGACCTTCAAAATACAAACAGGATCCTTTAATGAGTTTATACTCAAAGAAAACTTTACTAGTTTAACAAAGTCCCCTGAGAATTTGTATCCTACTGGTACAAACTTCTAAAATTCAAGTAAACATGTCACTATGAAGAATCAGAGGACAACTAATTCAGGAATTAATTACTTCCCATCTACTTTCAAAGAcctttagaactgaaagagactaGTAcagttcattcattttacagattaagaaactgacaTCAACAAAGTTAAATGACACCTAAAATCATTGAAGTAATGTAGATGGAATGGACTCTAAATTCATGGTATTTCAAGGACATTGCTCTTATCTATGGGTGGGGAAGAGGTTAACTTAGATATACAGCTCATTTGTTCTTCCCTAACACTTAATGTCATTTCTTGAATGTCACCTTACTCAGTTTCAAAGCTTGGAAACCCCACTACTACAACATATTTGTCTCCTTTTCTGATCCTTGACGTGGAATTCCCCAGAAACCTATTGCTTTGAGCATGGGCTACAGGAAAGAAATGCATCTCTAATAAAGACCAGAGTGGGACCTTTGGGGAGTGAGAAATTTTCTCCTACAATCTACTCTCAAGACATCATCTCTAATCTCAGAGTTGCAGAAGATGGAAAGCAAATTGAATGGTTTTGTAATTCTGGCACTTGGTAAAGGAATAAACTAAAAGTTTGTCTTTTCTTGTAGCACTAATAGTGGGGCAACCCCAACAGAATCCCAAgtgtacatgtacacacacacacacacacacacacacacacaaacaaacatactgacacacacacacacatacacacacactcaaaatAGCAGGGAAGCTACAGCTGCTCATTTTACTGTTATTATTTAGTTTGCTTTAaaccatatttaatttttaaaatgtattttaaaactaatttttctccaactaataagaatttattttttatctctcctATTTCTTCTGACTGAAAAAAGAACAACACTCTCGTAATAATTTGAATGTCCAAATGTAGTCACACTCAAATTTtatactgatgaaaataactgTTCTAGATTAGCTTGTTAATTTGTCACAATAATTGTGGTCAGAAGAGCAAGGATATTAATACTTTATTAATAAGAAAGCTGAGGCCCAAAGTGATAAGGTGATTTGTCCAAAGCCAGGATATTGAATCTTGAATATTGCACTGTCTACAAATCACACTTCAGGAACAGAAGATGTGGAGAGGCAAAGTAATAATTGGTCAATAATCCATTACTGACCTAGTGAggttaattaattaaattctgTCCATCACTGAGGCCCAGAACAAAATCTGCTTCCTCTTGAATGCCTGCCCTAGTTCTTCCAGCcttcactgatttcttttttctctgagcTATCCCTTTTAGATTGTACCAAGCAACCCTTGTACTTATTTAAACAGTCCTAAATTGTTCACTGAATAGTCATGTATATTATTTTCAACTTCCCTAATtttaataataactcatatttctaaagtactttaCTCTCAAAAACTTTGAAGTTTAAATTACAATTTGGaacttcatttcatagataagaaaatagaGCAAAATCAGCTTTTCTCTGATCATACCACTAAGATGTTAACTTGGCTAAGACTCAAACTCAACTTTTCAGACTCTTAAGTTCAAAGTTCTCTTTATTAAGTCACCCCTTATCCAGCACAGAGATCACACCTCCTCCTTCTCTTAACCAAACATCATAGCAGTATAAGGCTAGGTATAAAGTGGGAGCTCAGTAAGAACTGATTTATAGAGTATTTTCATGTCCACAGACAATGAGAGACTCATGGAACAGGATAATAAAACAAGCATCTCTGAATTTATCCTCTTGGGACTTTCTGAAAAGCCAGATCAGCAGAGACTATTATTTGGGCTTTTCCTGGCCATGTACCTGATCACTGTGTTGGGGAATCTTCTCATCATACTAGCCATTGGCTCTGACTCCCATCTCCAAAGCCCCATGTATTTTTTCTTGGCCAATTTGTCCTTTGCAGACATCTGCTTCACATCAGCTTCTATTCCCAAGATGCTGGTGAATATTGAGACCCAACATCAAACCATCTCCTACGTTGGATGTATCACTCAACTATATTTCCTTCTTGTATTTGGGGGTTTGGACAACCTTATCCTGGCTGCAATGGCTTATGACCGCTATGTGGCCATCTGCCATCCCCTTCATTACACCACAATCATGAGCCCCCAGCACTGTGTGCTGATGCTGAGTGTATGCTGGACTCTCACCAATATTCCTGCCCTAACACATAGCATTCTTCTGGCCCACCTGGACTTCTGTACTCATCAGGCCATTCCCCACTTCTACTGTGATATTAGTCCCCTACTAAGGTTGGCATGCTCAGATACCAACTTAAATGAACTTATGGTAATCATCCTGGGAGCAATATTCCTCACTATTCCCCTTGCCCTCATTGTCCTCTCCTATGCCCATATTACTTCTGCTGTCCTTGGTTTCTCCTCTCCTGAAGGGAGATGGAAAGCCTTCTCTACCTGTGGATCCCACCTCACTGTAGTTTTACTCTTTTATGGCTCCCTAATGGGTGTATATTTATTTCCTGCATCAAGCCATTCTGTCCAAAGGGAAAGTGCAGCTGCTGTCCTCTATATGGTGGTGACCCCCATGATG
This region includes:
- the LOC141497330 gene encoding olfactory receptor 1N2-like, whose translation is MEQDNKTSISEFILLGLSEKPDQQRLLFGLFLAMYLITVLGNLLIILAIGSDSHLQSPMYFFLANLSFADICFTSASIPKMLVNIETQHQTISYVGCITQLYFLLVFGGLDNLILAAMAYDRYVAICHPLHYTTIMSPQHCVLMLSVCWTLTNIPALTHSILLAHLDFCTHQAIPHFYCDISPLLRLACSDTNLNELMVIILGAIFLTIPLALIVLSYAHITSAVLGFSSPEGRWKAFSTCGSHLTVVLLFYGSLMGVYLFPASSHSVQRESAAAVLYMVVTPMMNPFIYSLRNRDMKGALGRLLGNGKTLSSP